The genomic region GCTAAGAGTTCCATAACTCTTTTTACCTGTGGCAGCGCCATATATTCTATATATTCCAACAGGGAGACGATGAAGGCCGAAAATCGAACCAAATGGTTCCAATTTGCATCAGCAAGCTCTTGTAGAACAATCAAGGCAGCTGTCGCAGGGCTATTATCGGATGACGATTTGTGCCCTGCACAACTGACGTATTGGATTAATGCTTGTACTACCTCTTGTTGATAGAATTCGTCAAAATGGACGAACATTTCTTGAAAGCAGACAGAACCATGCAAAGCCAGCAAAGGATCAGAGGTCAAGATCAAGCTGTCAGCAATTGCACACAATTGCTCAAAGTGGTTTTTAAGAACACAGTCGTACAGCTTGAATGTTTCTTTCACTAGCTCAGTCGTTAATGTCTCTGAGCGTATTTTCTTTCGAATCGTCAGCTCAACTTCGAGACGCCGTCCACTTAACTTGTGCTGAATCACTAATACAAGCAGATCGATGCAAGTGAGTTCCGTTTTCGACTGGATCTCTGTGTAACAAACATATGCTGTTTAAAAAAGGtttaaagaaatgtaaaaactATCAGAATACCTTTTAGCCAGGTATCTGCCAAAGATTTTGATCCTATCATAGAGTTCTGAATTGATTCTGTTGATAAGGAAATGCAATCGTTAATAGTTTCCTTCGATACACGTTCATGACGCTTTTTGAAGATCTTGTCGAAGTGCAATCCAACCTCTTTTATAATACAGGTGGTTTCATCTGGTTTTATCCGTTTGAACACAAAGGTTAGGAGAACGGGGACGGTTTCGAGAGGTACAGTCGGTAGTCTCTTTACAACTTTTCGCCGAATTTCAGCGGCTTCATCTACGGGAAGGCTAAGATCACCTAGGACATCTAGGATTGCGGCGGTCAAGGAGTTATTTGTTTCCTCCAGCATGCCACAAAGAACGAATGCCACGCGAATGTTCTCCTTGTCGCCCACTACGCTGGGTAAACAAGAAATAATTTCCTTTCTTATCGTTGAAGAGGAAGAGTTTAGAAGATCCAATAGCGTATCGACGACATGCACAGGATCCACTATCCGATTTAACCACGCAATTTGGGAAAGAATCAAAGAGGGAAGATTGACTCCCGTAGCTAATGGCCTTTCCTCATTGGCTGCCTTTGtgaatcttttcaaaatggtaGCCATCAGCTTTGGTTGGATTTCATCAATTTGCAGCAATAACCTTACAAGGGAATCCTGAGGTAAAGTTATCGCATTGCTGGTTTCTTCGCCTCCTGAATTCTAAACTCAAATGATTCTGAAATGAAAAGTTTTCTGTAAAATAAAGGAATGTTTACCTCTGTTAAATGTAATGCCTTTATGAAATTGTCTCTGTTATTGAAGAAAGTATCACACtcagaaacgaaaaattcaaTGCTTCTTGGATAGTGAACACTAGTTGTTAGGTGTTCTCTTAAGCTCTGTTGGAACTCAAATGGTTGAACACCTGGTGAAAATTAGCAATTATCTACATGTTATATAAACTGATAGTGTAcaaaacaaactcagcagGTTAGGCAGGTTTCCCGTTCTTGGATAAAACCCAGCTTCTGTCAGTGTCTTTATGAAATCAGCAGGACCATTAGCTAGATTATCAATATCTtctgcttttctctttttcgttttaggTGGTGGCAACGCTCCCAATACATCATCGTCTTCATCATCGGAATCCAACATCATCGTGGCCCTTTTCCTCGACACGTTATTTCGGttcatttttaaagataaGTTTGAATAGCTCTATTGGTAGACAGAATGTGAAAACTTTTCCCAGTTGTGCTTTAGGGGAACAACTATTATGGGGATTCACTAGACCACAACCATGATTATGCAAAATATTACACTGAACCTCAAACTATTTTGCATTGCCTTTCTCATATCTTTCCCGCCTGCTAGAACTGTTGTTCCTCTAGCGAGAATTTTGGGCCTTatcccaaaaaaacaaaagaacaacgatttttttcaatagtAGTCTGCTCGGTGTGTTACACGTGGTTTCCGAATCAAGCATACATTTTCCTACTGATGTGAAGCTATTAGCATTATTTAAAATGACAAGTTTATCACGTCAACTTAAAAAACTTGCAGCGCCCCAAACTTCTTTACTAAAACTTGACAAAAAGAAGCCTTCCCTCCTCTTTGACCCGCTAGAAGCAGCGAATTTAGACAGAGATGCAGTTTTCGAAATCGGTAGGTTTTGTTGTATGTGAGGTTTCGAAACAGTGACTAAAAACTTTTATTTGCAGGTTTGTCGGGTCTTGAAGATCTGGAGAAACTTGACGTACGATTTAGCGAGTTTCGCAATTCTCTTTATTCACTTACATCAAAACAGTTTGAACGATCTGTTCATACAGTGGAAGTCAATACGAAAATCgatgaagaaattgaaagattCCTCATTTTGTTATCTCCATATTTTACGTTAAGAAGCTCCCAAAAAGCATTGGAATGGCTTGTGAATCGGTTCCATATTCACCAGTTCAACACAGATGCCTTTATCATGTGCATCCTACCGTTCCATGACACAAAAATTTTTGTGCGAGCTATTCAACTTATTGCATTGAGAAACCAATTTGGTCAATGGGATTGGCTCCGTCCTCTCCAAAAGCCTGGAATTCCTCTACCAAAGAACACACTTCTCAATTGTTGTGCAAAGGATGTTGGACTCATCAAACTCATTTGTGCAAATTTAGATAAAGCCACAAAAATTCATTCAGAAAAACCATCTGTGTTGAATGTTTTCATCGCATTTTTCACCTCGACAATCATCGGAATGGTGGAGCGCTCTAATGGAGTAAGCGAAGAGCAATTGGCTATTCTTCTCCCATCCATTCTTAACGGTCTCGTCAGCAAATTTCCTGATCTTGTTGCTGGATGTTACATGATCGTCGCACAGTTGAATAGAAAAGCAAACCTGAGTCCACGGGTTGCAGAAGATTTGGTTGTATCAACAATAAAAGTatttctgaaaaagaaaagtatatTGTTTCTGTTTACTAATTAAACATTTCTCGTTACAGGGAATGATTCCTTCATTGACATTAGAAGCTGTCACGTTACTTATTGTATTGTGTGATCGGCAAGAAAAGCATACATTTGGTGTCGCCCAAATGCAAAAATCCATCAAATCTCTCCTTTTGAGTGAGGAACTTCTTCCATCAATTGGCACCCTTGCATCCTGTCACCAGGTTTCGTCATTCATATCGGCATTGATACAGGGCTTCGTTTTGGAGCTAGGGCAGAACACTAAGATCTTACgcttcaaaaaaattcaaacttttttgaCAAATATGATTGAAGAAGTGCGTTTCATCGGGGAAGATTCAACAGTTGTCGTCAAGTAAGTACTATACATGCCTGTTCGTGCTTTTGTAGCTGTACATATAATTATTTTTGGCGTTAGGTCTTTTATTTACGGATATTTAGAAGCAATCGAAAAGATGGACGTAGCTTCTAAGAACAAGCTGCAAATAGTAATCGTTTCAATTCTGGATCGTCTGGAGAAACAATATCCTGTCGATTTTGAGAAAGCTATTCATCTATCGACGGTTGATCATGCCATCAGCGTTGAACGCAAGGAAGAAATGCGTAAATTGCTCGGAGCGAATTGGGATGTGGATCATACCTCGctctttttgaaattgaatcaTAGCTCTGCTGAAGTCAGACTAGATGCAATTCGATCAGTTGTTCAAGCTGTGCAGCAGGGAAAGGTGTGAACGACACTTTAAATGATTTCTACTACAATTATTGATTTTGTTCGTCAGGTACGCAACATGAGCTTTGCCGTGTCCAGCATTATTGAACGACTTACTGACACTGACGCCCTAGTTGTCAGTGAAGTACTTCGCCTTGGTGAAAACCTGTTAACTATTCTTCCAAATGACAGACAGTTTGCAATATTGCGGGCTGCCCTGGGCAGTGGTCTGCCAGGAGATAGTGAAATCTGGAATCCTGTAAGCAAATTATTACTAACCATGAAATTCTCGAATTAactaataattttgttttgttcctcAAAGGTCCGGCTAAGTTTGATCAAATTACTTTGCAGCAAAACTTATATCGATAAACTCAATGAGGACGAGTTAGTTGAACTCTTTTTGGCTCTGCTACCTTTCCTTGTTGCTATTGGTAAGGCGGGATTGGAATTAACGATGCAAATCGCTGTCTCCGAATTGCAAAAACACTCTCCAATGCTTCAAGTTCTCGCCCAAGGTATATAAGTCATTTTTATTAAGTGAAGCAAGCTATtaactactgttttgtttaaaatagaaattggACGCCGCAAAGAAAATGCACAAATTGCgaaagaatggaaaaatgatgaaatgatCACATACAATTTACATGAAGTCATGCGCCAGGTCAAGCCATTTTCAAGTGAACAATTGAACGTGAAACTTGGCGAAAGAATCCTAGGATGTATTCAAGATCCTTTAACACACCCATCTCTTTCTGTACCGGCCATTTTGGTTATGGCAGCGCTTATCCAAGGCGAATCGAATGCATTAGTAGCTACCAAAATGGCTACTCAATTTGttgatgttttatttggaATGCTTAAAACCGCCAAGGTAATTCAAACAACTAATTAgaatattaataaaattcggtaagctttaattgtattttaaagGCGAATCCGCGTGCGGAGGACAAAGGGAAGAATCGCATTCGTGCGTATCTACTTCAAGCCCGTGAAAAAGGTGTTGTTGCCCATGATGCTCTTCTTTATGGAGCAATGGAGGTGTTCCAGGGCCTTCCAATTGATTGTatcaaaatgtttaaaaggCAGTGGATGACCCTGACTAACGTTGATGATCCCAACGATACCAGCGTGCTGTTTTTGCTGGGTCTATTTCGTTTCCTTGTATTGGGACTGACTTCGAAATCTACCACATCGTTCCAGACATCTCTGCAAATCTTTTTTGACCGTATGAAAGAAGCGGAAAcgaaattattatttctcaGCCTCGTATGGAACAACCCGGAAGCTCCTGATTCTTTGAAGATAGTAGCTCTTAAAATGGGTTCGTTGTACCTGGAACAAGCTGCTGCAAGAAATACTTGGGCTATCCAGTACAGCTCTTCTGTtgttcctcaacttctttgcTGTTTGACATCCACTAATCCAGTTATTCGTCAGCACGCGTTGGCCGTCTTCAAAGTATTGGGGTCCTCGTTTTCAACTTCTTCGAAAACATACGGCACTCTCATAGTCGATATCCATCAAGCTGctgaagaattaaaaattgacGAGGAACAAGTCAAAGTAGTCTTGGCTAGATATTTATCTAAGAAGGTTGCCTCCCCTACGTCCGCAGCTTTGTTCGAATTGCTTATCTTAAATGATGTTCCAGATTGTGTAAAACAAGGACTTCTGAAGGCTCTTGAACAAGTGAATTCAGCAGCAATCTTGACGCGATTATTGCCGTTGATTGAGGAATTCATCAGTAAAACGGACGTTTCACTCTCAGCAATCCAATCAAATATCTTGACCATGCTCTTGGAAAGGTTCTCTCCTGAGTCTGCTTCTATAATCACCAAACCCGAAGGCTGGAACTGTTTCCAAAAAGTAAAAGTTTCATATTTTGTTCTTGAAAGAGCagttaattaaattttaaattgattaGGCACTACGTTCATCTAATAATGCCATCGTGACTGGAGAACAACTAGTTGTTCTCTCACCTCAGGATATCGTAATTGAAGTCATCACCAAAGATTTCTTCCGAGTTCTACCCACCGAGTCCATTAAGCTCAAAATTTTCGATGAGTTGTTGGAAATCATCATCGATACGGACAAGACAGTGACGGCCAGGCAGGCACGACGTGcgttaaaaagaatttcatatGATGCGGCTTTGTTGATGAAACAACTTGAATTCAAGTCCCAGCCAATTGAATCGGTAATTTATATTTAATTTCCcgatttcaattattttgtttaataacGTT from Daphnia carinata strain CSIRO-1 chromosome 6, CSIRO_AGI_Dcar_HiC_V3, whole genome shotgun sequence harbors:
- the LOC130702078 gene encoding HEAT repeat-containing protein 1-like translates to MTSLSRQLKKLAAPQTSLLKLDKKKPSLLFDPLEAANLDRDAVFEIGLSGLEDLEKLDVRFSEFRNSLYSLTSKQFERSVHTVEVNTKIDEEIERFLILLSPYFTLRSSQKALEWLVNRFHIHQFNTDAFIMCILPFHDTKIFVRAIQLIALRNQFGQWDWLRPLQKPGIPLPKNTLLNCCAKDVGLIKLICANLDKATKIHSEKPSVLNVFIAFFTSTIIGMVERSNGVSEEQLAILLPSILNGLVSKFPDLVAGCYMIVAQLNRKANLSPRVAEDLVVSTIKGMIPSLTLEAVTLLIVLCDRQEKHTFGVAQMQKSIKSLLLSEELLPSIGTLASCHQVSSFISALIQGFVLELGQNTKILRFKKIQTFLTNMIEEVRFIGEDSTVVVKSFIYGYLEAIEKMDVASKNKLQIVIVSILDRLEKQYPVDFEKAIHLSTVDHAISVERKEEMRKLLGANWDVDHTSLFLKLNHSSAEVRLDAIRSVVQAVQQGKVRNMSFAVSSIIERLTDTDALVVSEVLRLGENLLTILPNDRQFAILRAALGSGLPGDSEIWNPVRLSLIKLLCSKTYIDKLNEDELVELFLALLPFLVAIGKAGLELTMQIAVSELQKHSPMLQVLAQEIGRRKENAQIAKEWKNDEMITYNLHEVMRQVKPFSSEQLNVKLGERILGCIQDPLTHPSLSVPAILVMAALIQGESNALVATKMATQFVDVLFGMLKTAKANPRAEDKGKNRIRAYLLQAREKGVVAHDALLYGAMEVFQGLPIDCIKMFKRQWMTLTNVDDPNDTSVLFLLGLFRFLVLGLTSKSTTSFQTSLQIFFDRMKEAETKLLFLSLVWNNPEAPDSLKIVALKMGSLYLEQAAARNTWAIQYSSSVVPQLLCCLTSTNPVIRQHALAVFKVLGSSFSTSSKTYGTLIVDIHQAAEELKIDEEQVKVVLARYLSKKVASPTSAALFELLILNDVPDCVKQGLLKALEQVNSAAILTRLLPLIEEFISKTDVSLSAIQSNILTMLLERFSPESASIITKPEGWNCFQKALRSSNNAIVTGEQLVVLSPQDIVIEVITKDFFRVLPTESIKLKIFDELLEIIIDTDKTVTARQARRALKRISYDAALLMKQLEFKSQPIESKVDIKVSELRGRRQRQQSLKPSQCLLWNRILAVLEMLQIKKEIASIHLLIAPLFDLLKICLDEEEQAPLEYSKQLILSCLLSCCQKLPQGDSVKLASEFNTGLIVQCIRVSNNPQTHHQALLLLSLAAQLFSSHVLHNIMAIFTFMGTSVLRQDDAYSFQVIAKTLESVIPTLIEASMKTAVEPVVTTVIHVFADALPEVPEHRRIPVFDRLLTTLDPEIYFWLAPTLILPNMATQGPRLGRGLVKEEEKDRIAPDVEFSLNVCHLYKPQVQLNACTRMIEYLQLVPVEKDERRRVASTENKDMTEGSSPFSLDLHSTRQLCHFKLLMVNFISTLLSSNRLVEQLVELEEAEKPSLEKLYQKLVETALEYTQSISRQVDLPLKVTSAEQGPNPKFWRALLHRSYDVIDRVNSLLPRAMFISVVHSLLSHSLPSIRRRAMELLSAKLQHQSNFFSLPLDESVLLELIPSLTAIANGQGSNEEAALNQQTAFFTLKLLCRCLGPSASTSFRPVLDVVVDTISPEKSSSTTVLASAFLCLAELIQNMGVQSLPHLPRYGANLVARLGDISSIENHDLLLLSVVTAVCKLVETLPQFLVPYLPPILKQICYLSAKQPVNEKPSQLQSRLQNIRHSLATASVPRSLINGVTQVYAEVSMIESGTFVPSPSIGPLMSILSESFAAMSSEELTIQLPALTSFFIKALDARSLLSVQQATIEQMNAAEEPVVSALVSLVLKLSEASFRPLFFQLYEWATRITDMRKERLVSFYNITMQIAEKLKGLFVVFAGHFIRNAAQVIADTNYTQKGSLPFTGPHAEGNTVMLLEYVLRCLYRVCLHDNENFINKERFETLMEPLVDQLDNQLGNEDVVRRRVKDLLVPLLAQMAVAASDDYLWKALHYQLLLKTRSNSPHVRLGSLSALSALVEKLGEDYLALLPEAIPFLAELLEDDVHEVEVAAQTTIANMENMLGEPLQKYF